The sequence TCCTCGTATATCGAACGCTTCCTGCAACGGAATCCCTGGGCGAAAATTCCCGAGCTGCAGGCGCCCAGAACCATCCGCACCGACCGTTCGCTCGATGAGTACCACGGCACCCCCGGCTATTACCGCCGTACCGCTCTATACAACGAGTGGATGAAGCCGCAGGATTTTATCCACACTCTCGGAACCACTCTGCTTCACCAAGGCCAGCAGCGCACAAAGTTCTTTGTTTACCGACCGCGAGCCGGCAGAGCTTTCACCCGCCGGGAAATCACACGTTTCGGACAACTTTCCGGCCATATGGCGCATGCTGTAAACATGGCGCGCCGCTTGGCCATACAGGAGCATAGGCTGCATGCGGCGCTGCATGTCATCGACCGCCTCAAATTTGGCGTGATATTTCTCGACGGACAGGCGCGGATTACGCTGGCGAATCGGTTTGCACAGACACTTCTCGATCAGCGCGACGGCATCTACCTGCGCGATGGAATGGTAACGGCTGCCCACCGCGACGACCGCCGCAGGCTCGATGGGATGGTGCATCTGGCCCTGAATCTCCATGGCGGGCAGGCTGACGCGGTGCCGCGTCGGGTCAGTCTGCGGCGTCCCGACATGAAACGTCCCCTGTATCTGATGGCGCTCCCCTTGCCGTGCGATGTGGAAACCCCGTTTCTTGGCGGTCGTGATGCCGCTGTCTTGTTGATCAACGATCCTGAATCGGAACCCATGGTGCCGGCCGAGTGGCTGCGGCGGCGTTACGGTCTGACCTCCGCGGAGGCGCGGCTCGCCCGTCACCTCGTCAGGGGCGAT is a genomic window of Pseudomonadota bacterium containing:
- a CDS encoding helix-turn-helix transcriptional regulator, with translation MDSNGPIIAQIYSAALDASAWPVALTSMQEQFGGIASGLYTFETTQRRTPNVSLLHLRGVDENYLSSYIERFLQRNPWAKIPELQAPRTIRTDRSLDEYHGTPGYYRRTALYNEWMKPQDFIHTLGTTLLHQGQQRTKFFVYRPRAGRAFTRREITRFGQLSGHMAHAVNMARRLAIQEHRLHAALHVIDRLKFGVIFLDGQARITLANRFAQTLLDQRDGIYLRDGMVTAAHRDDRRRLDGMVHLALNLHGGQADAVPRRVSLRRPDMKRPLYLMALPLPCDVETPFLGGRDAAVLLINDPESEPMVPAEWLRRRYGLTSAEARLARHLVRGDTLRGSAEAMGVTYETARGYLKLALQKTGSARQLELVRKILSEQVFLHGM